A window of Nitrospira sp. SG-bin1 contains these coding sequences:
- a CDS encoding ADP-ribose pyrophosphatase codes for MSGREHSMVRNIYTGKVITLNVDTVQLPNGVTVDLETIRHPGAAAVVPVKDDGMVVLIRQFRHAAGGFIYEIPAGKLSPGEDPLHCAARELEEEVGYRASSFQLLSSIFTAPGFADEVIHVYKATDLTKGQQHLDRDEVLEIVEMPLEQAITKIQDGTIRDGKTIVGLQAVYILNGTRR; via the coding sequence ATGAGTGGAAGGGAACATTCAATGGTACGCAACATCTATACCGGCAAGGTCATTACCCTGAATGTTGACACTGTCCAATTACCGAACGGGGTAACCGTTGATCTTGAAACGATCCGTCATCCGGGCGCCGCTGCGGTGGTGCCAGTCAAAGATGACGGTATGGTTGTGTTGATCCGGCAGTTCCGGCACGCAGCCGGAGGATTCATTTACGAGATTCCCGCGGGAAAACTGTCTCCCGGTGAAGATCCGTTGCATTGTGCGGCACGGGAACTGGAGGAAGAAGTCGGCTATCGTGCATCCTCGTTCCAATTGCTTTCGAGCATTTTCACCGCACCGGGTTTCGCGGATGAAGTGATCCATGTCTACAAAGCCACCGATTTGACGAAAGGGCAACAGCATCTGGATCGGGACGAGGTGTTGGAAATCGTGGAAATGCCGTTGGAGCAAGCGATCACAAAGATTCAGGATGGCACGATTCGAGATGGGAAGACGATCGTCGGATTACAAGCGGTTTATATCCTCAACGGAACTCGCCGTTGA